In the genome of Populus alba chromosome 11, ASM523922v2, whole genome shotgun sequence, one region contains:
- the LOC118054795 gene encoding uncharacterized protein isoform X2, giving the protein MEKMREEVISSGGTMDPTPAASSAGASSPPNLGHNYNNNSKAVSVWTTSLSTSAGGSALGSSSRPSCRPWERGDLLRRLATFKPPNWFAKPKIASSLACAQRGWTNIDINQIACETCGAHMTFVSLSSWTPAEVESAAEAFAKQLDVGHQATCPWRGNSCPASLVQFPPTPQSALIGGYKDRCDGLLQFQFLPSISASAIELMRVLRGPLVDRLLSQSQNFIAGEGDFKSECIAGLETTRDGAFCFYSRAQKLISLCGWEPRWLPNVQDCEENSAQSARNGWSFGPAQAQVHLSHDLGPSKKAHSASAKNDTGKNKVFAVDSRCDSRSPLLDCSLCGATVRVLDFLTVPRPACFAPNNIDIADTNKKMTLTRGASAASGISGWVAADDTEKDQIEDRDEVATTDKGKLLLNSEVDLNLTMAGGLSFTQEGRTTMPENILDADMGRDLMIGQPSGSEVGEHAASYESHGPSSRKRSLEIGGSSDDRPQLIMQRADSIEGTVIDRDGDEVTDGQQFSAGPSKRARDSDFFDTYCSPYQRDSSGAGPSHSVGLQVFADGNRAASFRQGSDQIVGIPSARDSTRASSVIAMDTVCHSADDDSMESVENYPADINDVHFPSSSTYGNLDMNETSELNNSNQAQQSIGNFQPVAEVAPGEMGVSSTNDGEEIFNAETVTAQARDGFSFGVSGGSVGMCASHEAEIHGADVSVHRADSVVGDLEPRIEDAENQGQTGESAPDPGLMDEIVPDEINREDPRGDSQEMLSRSVERADSGSKIDGTTKAESVESGKKASQSGKLALDNNSHPSMSCNANIYSGYGTTNKGVSKGGKSSSVNNCPCAESDYAVANGIALDSQGLQKVKAIMKKL; this is encoded by the exons atggagaaaatgagagaagaaGTAATCAGCTCTGGAGGGACCATGGATCCAACTCCTGCTGCCAG CTCTGCTGGGGCATCCTCACCACCAAATTTAggacataattataataataactcaAAAGCAGTGTCAGTATGGACAACTTCATTAAGCACAAGTGCTGGTGGCTCTGCTCTCGGCTCTTCTTCTAGGCCTTCCTGCAGGCCATGGGAGAGAGGGGATCTGTTGAGGCGTCTGGCTACTTTTAAGCCACCCAATTGGTTTGCAAAGCCTAAG ATTGCTAGTTCACTGGCTTGTGCTCAGAGAGGCTGGACGAACATTGATATTAATCAAATTGCATGTGAAACATGTGGTGCACACATGACTTTTGTTTCATTATCTTCATGGACCCCTGCTGAAG TTGAAAGTGCTGCTGAAGCCTTTGCCAAGCAGCTGGATGTTGGCCACCAAGCCACCTGTCCTTGGAGAGGAAACAGCTGCCCTGCAAGCTTGGTGCAGTTCCCTCCAACTCCACAGTCTGCCCTAATTGGAGGATACAAAGATAGATGTGATGGACTCCTGCAATTTCAGTTTCTTCCCAGCATTTCTGCATCTGCAATTGAGCTGATGCGGGTTTTGCGGGGACCACTGGTTGACCGCCTTCTATCACAATCACAGAATTTTATCGCTGGAGAAGGTGATTTCAAATCAGAATGCATAGCAGGACTTGAAACCACTAGAGATGGAGCATTCTGTTTCTATTCTCGG GCTCAAAAGCTCATAAGTCTATGTGGATGGGAACCCAGATGGCTTCCAAATGTTCAAGACTGTGAAGAAAATTCTGCTCAATCAGCTCGAAATGGGTGGTCTTTTGGCCCTGCACAGGCCCAGGTCCATCTTTCACATGATCTTGGACCAAGCAAGAAAGCACACTCTGCTTCTGCAAAAAATGACACTGGAAAGAACAAAGTTTTTGCTGTTGATTCTAGATGTGATTCCAGGTCACCTTTATTAGATTGTAGCTTATGTGGTGCTACTGTCAGAGTATTGGATTTCTTGACTGTTCCTCGACCTGCTTGTTTTGCTCCCAACAACATTGATATTGCtgatacaaacaaaaaaatgacgTTGACACGTGGAGCAAGTGCAGCCAGTGGGATTAGTGGTTGGGTTGCTGCTGATGATACTGAGAAAGATCAGATTGAAGACCGCGATGAAGTTGCAACTACGGACAAGGGAAAATTGCTGCTAAACTCAGAAGTTGATTTGAATCTTACAATGGCTGGGGGTTTATCTTTTACTCAAGAGGGCCGAACAACAATGCCTGAGAATATTCTAGACGCAGACATGGGAAGGGACTTAATGATTGGTCAACCTTCAGGAAGCGAGGTCGGTGAGCATGCAGCTTCATATGAATCACATGGACCAAGTTCTCGTAAGCGGAGCTTGGAAATAGGTGGCAGTTCAGATGATAGGCCACAATTGATTATGCAGCGAGCTGATAGTATAGAGGGAACTGTCATTGATCGAGATGGCGATGAAGTCACAGATGGGCAACAATTTTCAGCAGGGCCTTCAAAACGTGCTcgtgattcagatttttttgatACATATTGTTCACCATATCAGAGAGATTCATCTGGTGCTGGTCCTAGCCATTCAGTGGGTCTTCAAGTCTTTGCTGATGGAAACAGAGCTGCTTCATTTCGTCAAGGAAGTGATCAAATTGTAGGGATCCCATCGGCTAGAGATTCAACACGTGCATCATCTGTCATTGCAATGGATACAGTTTGTCACAGTGCTGATGATGACTCCATGGAAAGTGTTGAGAATTACCCTGCAGATATTAATGATGTGCATTTCCCCTCTTCTAGTACATATGGCAATTTGGACATGAATGAGACATCAGAACTGAATAATAGCAATCAAGCCCAGCAAAGCATTGGAAATTTCCAACCTGTTGCTGAAGTAGCTCCGGGAGAAATGGGTGTCAGCAGTACGAATGACGGTGAAGAAATTTTCAATGCAGAAACAGTTACTGCTCAAGCGCGGGATGGTTTTAGTTTTGGGGTTAGTGGAGGGAGTGTTGGTATGTGTGCTAGTCATGAAGCTGAAATTCACGGGGCTGATGTTTCTGTGCACAGAGCAGATAGTGTTGTTGGGGACTTGGAACCCAGAATAGAAGATGCCGAAAATCAAGGTCAGACTGGCGAATCTGCTCCTGATCCTGGGTTGATGGATGAGATCGTTCCTGATGAAATAAATAGGGAAGATCCTCGTGGTGATAGCCAGGAGATGCTGTCTCGATCCGTGGAAAGAGCTGACAGTGGCTCAAAAATAGATGGTACGACAAAGGCTGAATCAGTTGAAAGTGGCAAAAAGGCAAGCCAAAGCGGCAAGTTAGCACTAGATAACAATTCACATCCCTCTATGTCTTGCAATGCAAACATCTATTCAGGCTATGGAACAACCAACAAAGGGGTTTCAAAGGGTGGAAAATCATCATCTGTTAACAACTGTCCATGCGCAGAATCTGATTATGCAGTCGCCAATGGGATAG CACTTGATTCTCAGGGCCTCCAAAAGGTGAAAGCAATTATGAAGAAGCTATAG
- the LOC118054795 gene encoding uncharacterized protein isoform X1 → MEKMREEVISSGGTMDPTPAASSAGASSPPNLGHNYNNNSKAVSVWTTSLSTSAGGSALGSSSRPSCRPWERGDLLRRLATFKPPNWFAKPKIASSLACAQRGWTNIDINQIACETCGAHMTFVSLSSWTPAEVESAAEAFAKQLDVGHQATCPWRGNSCPASLVQFPPTPQSALIGGYKDRCDGLLQFQFLPSISASAIELMRVLRGPLVDRLLSQSQNFIAGEGDFKSECIAGLETTRDGAFCFYSRAQKLISLCGWEPRWLPNVQDCEENSAQSARNGWSFGPAQAQVHLSHDLGPSKKAHSASAKNDTGKNKVFAVDSRCDSRSPLLDCSLCGATVRVLDFLTVPRPACFAPNNIDIADTNKKMTLTRGASAASGISGWVAADDTEKDQIEDRDEVATTDKGKLLLNSEVDLNLTMAGGLSFTQEGRTTMPENILDADMGRDLMIGQPSGSEVGEHAASYESHGPSSRKRSLEIGGSSDDRPQLIMQRADSIEGTVIDRDGDEVTDGQQFSAGPSKRARDSDFFDTYCSPYQRDSSGAGPSHSVGLQVFADGNRAASFRQGSDQIVGIPSARDSTRASSVIAMDTVCHSADDDSMESVENYPADINDVHFPSSSTYGNLDMNETSELNNSNQAQQSIGNFQPVAEVAPGEMGVSSTNDGEEIFNAETVTAQARDGFSFGVSGGSVGMCASHEAEIHGADVSVHRADSVVGDLEPRIEDAENQGQTGESAPDPGLMDEIVPDEINREDPRGDSQEMLSRSVERADSGSKIDGTTKAESVESGKKASQSGKLALDNNSHPSMSCNANIYSGYGTTNKGVSKGGKSSSVNNCPCAESDYAVANGIGPPKGESNYEEAIEFDPIIHHNKFCPWVNGNVAAAGCSSRGSGSNADTAALCGWQLTLDALDALRSLGTMPIQTVQSESAASLYKDDHHTPGQKLLGRHSMSKSHGQHLD, encoded by the exons atggagaaaatgagagaagaaGTAATCAGCTCTGGAGGGACCATGGATCCAACTCCTGCTGCCAG CTCTGCTGGGGCATCCTCACCACCAAATTTAggacataattataataataactcaAAAGCAGTGTCAGTATGGACAACTTCATTAAGCACAAGTGCTGGTGGCTCTGCTCTCGGCTCTTCTTCTAGGCCTTCCTGCAGGCCATGGGAGAGAGGGGATCTGTTGAGGCGTCTGGCTACTTTTAAGCCACCCAATTGGTTTGCAAAGCCTAAG ATTGCTAGTTCACTGGCTTGTGCTCAGAGAGGCTGGACGAACATTGATATTAATCAAATTGCATGTGAAACATGTGGTGCACACATGACTTTTGTTTCATTATCTTCATGGACCCCTGCTGAAG TTGAAAGTGCTGCTGAAGCCTTTGCCAAGCAGCTGGATGTTGGCCACCAAGCCACCTGTCCTTGGAGAGGAAACAGCTGCCCTGCAAGCTTGGTGCAGTTCCCTCCAACTCCACAGTCTGCCCTAATTGGAGGATACAAAGATAGATGTGATGGACTCCTGCAATTTCAGTTTCTTCCCAGCATTTCTGCATCTGCAATTGAGCTGATGCGGGTTTTGCGGGGACCACTGGTTGACCGCCTTCTATCACAATCACAGAATTTTATCGCTGGAGAAGGTGATTTCAAATCAGAATGCATAGCAGGACTTGAAACCACTAGAGATGGAGCATTCTGTTTCTATTCTCGG GCTCAAAAGCTCATAAGTCTATGTGGATGGGAACCCAGATGGCTTCCAAATGTTCAAGACTGTGAAGAAAATTCTGCTCAATCAGCTCGAAATGGGTGGTCTTTTGGCCCTGCACAGGCCCAGGTCCATCTTTCACATGATCTTGGACCAAGCAAGAAAGCACACTCTGCTTCTGCAAAAAATGACACTGGAAAGAACAAAGTTTTTGCTGTTGATTCTAGATGTGATTCCAGGTCACCTTTATTAGATTGTAGCTTATGTGGTGCTACTGTCAGAGTATTGGATTTCTTGACTGTTCCTCGACCTGCTTGTTTTGCTCCCAACAACATTGATATTGCtgatacaaacaaaaaaatgacgTTGACACGTGGAGCAAGTGCAGCCAGTGGGATTAGTGGTTGGGTTGCTGCTGATGATACTGAGAAAGATCAGATTGAAGACCGCGATGAAGTTGCAACTACGGACAAGGGAAAATTGCTGCTAAACTCAGAAGTTGATTTGAATCTTACAATGGCTGGGGGTTTATCTTTTACTCAAGAGGGCCGAACAACAATGCCTGAGAATATTCTAGACGCAGACATGGGAAGGGACTTAATGATTGGTCAACCTTCAGGAAGCGAGGTCGGTGAGCATGCAGCTTCATATGAATCACATGGACCAAGTTCTCGTAAGCGGAGCTTGGAAATAGGTGGCAGTTCAGATGATAGGCCACAATTGATTATGCAGCGAGCTGATAGTATAGAGGGAACTGTCATTGATCGAGATGGCGATGAAGTCACAGATGGGCAACAATTTTCAGCAGGGCCTTCAAAACGTGCTcgtgattcagatttttttgatACATATTGTTCACCATATCAGAGAGATTCATCTGGTGCTGGTCCTAGCCATTCAGTGGGTCTTCAAGTCTTTGCTGATGGAAACAGAGCTGCTTCATTTCGTCAAGGAAGTGATCAAATTGTAGGGATCCCATCGGCTAGAGATTCAACACGTGCATCATCTGTCATTGCAATGGATACAGTTTGTCACAGTGCTGATGATGACTCCATGGAAAGTGTTGAGAATTACCCTGCAGATATTAATGATGTGCATTTCCCCTCTTCTAGTACATATGGCAATTTGGACATGAATGAGACATCAGAACTGAATAATAGCAATCAAGCCCAGCAAAGCATTGGAAATTTCCAACCTGTTGCTGAAGTAGCTCCGGGAGAAATGGGTGTCAGCAGTACGAATGACGGTGAAGAAATTTTCAATGCAGAAACAGTTACTGCTCAAGCGCGGGATGGTTTTAGTTTTGGGGTTAGTGGAGGGAGTGTTGGTATGTGTGCTAGTCATGAAGCTGAAATTCACGGGGCTGATGTTTCTGTGCACAGAGCAGATAGTGTTGTTGGGGACTTGGAACCCAGAATAGAAGATGCCGAAAATCAAGGTCAGACTGGCGAATCTGCTCCTGATCCTGGGTTGATGGATGAGATCGTTCCTGATGAAATAAATAGGGAAGATCCTCGTGGTGATAGCCAGGAGATGCTGTCTCGATCCGTGGAAAGAGCTGACAGTGGCTCAAAAATAGATGGTACGACAAAGGCTGAATCAGTTGAAAGTGGCAAAAAGGCAAGCCAAAGCGGCAAGTTAGCACTAGATAACAATTCACATCCCTCTATGTCTTGCAATGCAAACATCTATTCAGGCTATGGAACAACCAACAAAGGGGTTTCAAAGGGTGGAAAATCATCATCTGTTAACAACTGTCCATGCGCAGAATCTGATTATGCAGTCGCCAATGGGATAG GGCCTCCAAAAGGTGAAAGCAATTATGAAGAAGCTATAGAATTTGATCCAATTATTCATCACAACAAGTTCTGCCCATGGGTTAATGGAAATGTTGCTGCTGCTGGCTGTAGTAGTCGTGGTTCTGGCAGCAATGCTGATACTGCTGCGCTCTGTGGGTGGCAGCTGACTTTGGATGCATTGGATGCGTTACGGTCATTGGGGACTATGCCAATTCAAACTGTACAGTCCGAGTCAGCTGCATCTCTGTATAAG